One segment of Thermoanaerobacter kivui DNA contains the following:
- the mraZ gene encoding division/cell wall cluster transcriptional repressor MraZ: MLMGQYEHTIDAKGRVIIPAKFREELGDRFVLTKGLDNCLFVYSLEEWKNIEAKLKTLPLTKKDARAFTRFFLAGAVECEIDKQGRILIPANLRSHAKIEKDVIFIGVSTRVEIWSREVWEEYSNNMDVSFEEIAEHLDDLNI, translated from the coding sequence ATGTTGATGGGCCAGTATGAACACACGATTGATGCAAAAGGAAGAGTTATAATACCTGCCAAGTTTAGAGAAGAACTGGGGGATAGGTTTGTATTGACAAAAGGGCTGGACAATTGCTTGTTTGTTTACTCGTTGGAAGAGTGGAAGAATATTGAGGCCAAGCTTAAAACTCTACCACTTACAAAGAAAGACGCAAGGGCTTTTACAAGATTTTTCCTTGCAGGAGCTGTGGAATGCGAAATTGACAAACAGGGAAGAATACTTATACCAGCAAATTTGAGAAGCCACGCAAAAATAGAAAAAGACGTCATATTTATAGGCGTTTCTACGAGGGTTGAAATATGGAGCAGAGAGGTCTGGGAAGAATATTCCAACAATATGGATGTTTCTTTTGAAGAAATTGCAGAGCATCTTGATGATTTAAACATATAG
- the yfmH gene encoding EF-P 5-aminopentanol modification-associated protein YfmH codes for MRQLYNKTIDEKIFLEELENGLKVYIMPKRGYTKQFAIFATHFGSNDSKFVVPGEKDVTEVPDGVAHFLEHKMFEEEEGSVFEQFSKLGASANAYTNFTTTAYLFASTENFYDNLKLLVKFVQNPYFTDENVEKEKGIIAQEIRMYQDDPNWRVYFNALEALYHVHPVRKDIAGTIESISKINKEILYKCYNTFYHPENMVLFAVGDIDVDKTIDVIKENVSQKKKLGEIKRIYPDEPLSVYKNQVVQDMQVSIPLFNLGFKDTDVGFGSKNLLKKSLETQICLEMVLGRSSDLYEKLYNEGLIDSTFSFDYGGEIDYGYSIVGGQSKDPYKVRDMILEAIKNPQFLIKEDFERIKKKYVGKFLRTFNSVDSIAYSFINLYMKEINLLDYIDVLYSLTFEDVVKRFEIHLQEQNSVLSVINPIKGQA; via the coding sequence ATGCGGCAATTGTACAATAAGACGATAGATGAAAAAATATTTTTAGAAGAATTGGAGAACGGTTTAAAAGTCTATATAATGCCTAAAAGAGGTTATACCAAGCAGTTTGCCATATTTGCTACTCATTTTGGTTCTAACGACAGTAAATTTGTAGTTCCTGGAGAAAAAGATGTTACTGAAGTGCCGGATGGTGTTGCCCATTTTTTAGAGCATAAAATGTTTGAGGAGGAAGAGGGAAGCGTTTTTGAACAGTTTTCAAAATTAGGGGCTTCAGCAAATGCTTATACTAATTTTACTACAACGGCTTATTTATTTGCCAGTACAGAAAATTTTTATGATAATTTAAAGCTTTTAGTGAAATTTGTACAAAATCCTTATTTTACAGATGAAAATGTTGAGAAAGAGAAGGGAATAATAGCGCAAGAAATAAGGATGTACCAAGATGACCCCAATTGGAGAGTTTATTTTAACGCCCTTGAAGCTCTTTACCATGTGCATCCAGTGCGAAAAGACATAGCAGGTACTATTGAGTCTATATCAAAAATAAACAAGGAAATTTTATACAAATGTTACAATACTTTTTATCATCCTGAAAACATGGTGTTATTTGCGGTAGGGGATATAGATGTCGATAAGACGATTGATGTTATTAAAGAAAATGTAAGCCAAAAGAAAAAACTAGGGGAGATAAAAAGGATATATCCAGATGAACCTTTGAGCGTTTACAAAAATCAAGTAGTTCAAGATATGCAGGTTTCAATTCCGCTTTTTAATTTGGGTTTTAAAGACACTGATGTAGGCTTCGGCAGCAAAAATCTCTTAAAAAAGAGTTTAGAAACCCAGATATGTCTTGAAATGGTGTTAGGAAGAAGCTCTGACTTGTATGAGAAACTGTACAATGAAGGGCTTATTGACAGTACCTTTAGTTTTGACTACGGTGGTGAAATAGATTACGGCTATTCAATAGTAGGAGGACAATCCAAAGACCCATATAAAGTAAGGGATATGATTTTAGAGGCTATAAAAAATCCTCAATTTTTAATAAAAGAAGATTTTGAGCGCATTAAGAAAAAATATGTGGGGAAATTTTTAAGGACTTTTAATTCAGTAGACAGTATCGCCTATAGCTTTATTAATCTTTACATGAAGGAAATAAATTTATTAGATTATATAGATGTGCTTTACAGTCTAACTTTTGAAGATGTTGTTAAGAGGTTTGAAATTCATTTGCAAGAACAAAATAGCGTGCTTTCTGTGATAAATCCAATTAAGGGTCAGGCGTAA
- the yfmF gene encoding EF-P 5-aminopentanol modification-associated protein YfmF produces the protein MGLIGKQIGDGINLYIDTTDKFKTVTINLYVHNQLGSDTTKYALIPSVLKRGTLNIKTYKEMVKYLENLYGTTMAVSVYKKGERHLQQYRLEMPQEDYINENILEEGVRFLKDLIFNPLVEDNAFNKDYVLQEKEIHKNLINSRINDKTKYAVDRCFEEMCKGEPFAIFELGSTEDLDFIDEKKLYQYYQNCIDTLPIDIYVVGNVEPNYVENVFRKYFEIKRGQILQIPVANIYKEVKEVKYVTDKLDVTQGKLTLGFRTNVLPNSEEYYSLLIYSGVLGGGPFSKLFMNVREKASLAYYAYSRLERFKGLMVVSCGIEIENYNKALDIINQQLKDIEKGNVTDYELESTVKALKTSMNAMKDNATSKSDYYLSQKIAGSDVDIDEFIKKVEAVTKEDVVEVAKKVKLDTVYFMTNKREG, from the coding sequence ATGGGTTTAATTGGAAAACAGATTGGGGATGGAATAAATTTATACATAGATACAACTGATAAATTTAAGACTGTAACGATTAATCTATATGTACATAATCAGCTGGGAAGTGATACGACCAAATATGCTTTGATACCTTCTGTGTTAAAAAGAGGTACTTTAAATATTAAAACTTATAAAGAGATGGTTAAATACTTGGAAAACCTATACGGCACCACCATGGCTGTCTCTGTTTACAAAAAAGGGGAAAGACACCTTCAGCAGTACAGGTTAGAAATGCCTCAAGAGGATTACATAAATGAAAACATATTAGAAGAGGGTGTTAGATTTTTAAAAGATTTGATTTTTAACCCCCTTGTTGAGGACAATGCTTTTAATAAAGACTATGTATTACAAGAAAAGGAAATTCATAAAAATTTAATAAATTCGAGAATTAATGATAAAACAAAATATGCGGTGGATCGCTGTTTTGAGGAAATGTGCAAAGGGGAACCTTTTGCTATTTTTGAATTGGGAAGTACAGAGGACTTGGACTTTATTGATGAAAAGAAATTGTATCAGTATTATCAAAATTGTATTGATACATTGCCAATCGATATATACGTTGTAGGAAATGTTGAACCTAACTATGTAGAAAATGTTTTTAGGAAGTATTTTGAAATTAAAAGAGGCCAAATATTACAAATTCCAGTGGCAAATATATATAAAGAAGTGAAAGAAGTAAAATACGTTACAGACAAACTGGATGTCACGCAAGGCAAACTTACTCTTGGTTTTAGGACTAATGTACTGCCTAACAGTGAAGAGTATTATTCATTGCTTATATACAGTGGGGTTCTTGGAGGAGGACCTTTTTCAAAGCTCTTTATGAATGTTAGAGAAAAAGCAAGCCTTGCCTATTATGCTTATTCCCGTTTGGAAAGGTTTAAAGGATTGATGGTGGTAAGTTGTGGTATCGAAATAGAAAATTACAACAAAGCTCTTGACATAATAAATCAGCAGCTTAAAGACATTGAAAAAGGCAATGTAACAGATTATGAATTAGAATCTACTGTAAAAGCTTTAAAAACTTCAATGAATGCTATGAAAGATAATGCAACTTCTAAATCGGATTATTATTTATCGCAAAAAATAGCAGGTAGTGATGTGGATATAGATGAGTTTATTAAAAAAGTAGAAGCCGTTACAAAAGAGGATGTTGTAGAAGTTGCAAAAAAGGTAAAGCTTGATACAGTATACTTTATGACGAATAAGAGGGAGGGCTAA
- a CDS encoding YhcN/YlaJ family sporulation lipoprotein: MKKIKNIITIILIGIMIMTSMAGCKTATKKPTPARYTPAPTRTTPAPSKTAPGYTTPVPRTPTVPAPTPVRKPTPESARAAKIASNVAKIPEVNKATVVVSGSNALVGIDMKARVQGAHETDIKKKVEKTVKDTDKAIKRVYITADPDLYKRIDNIARGISAGRPVSEFAKQISEIIKRITPGM, from the coding sequence TTGAAAAAAATAAAAAATATTATAACAATAATTCTCATTGGGATAATGATAATGACGTCAATGGCAGGATGCAAAACTGCGACTAAAAAGCCTACTCCTGCACGTTATACCCCGGCGCCTACAAGGACGACTCCTGCACCTTCTAAAACAGCTCCAGGGTATACAACACCTGTACCTAGAACACCAACAGTGCCGGCTCCAACCCCTGTGAGAAAGCCTACTCCAGAAAGTGCGAGGGCAGCTAAAATAGCTTCAAATGTTGCTAAAATTCCAGAGGTAAATAAGGCGACTGTGGTAGTATCAGGTAGTAATGCCCTTGTAGGTATAGATATGAAGGCAAGGGTGCAAGGAGCACATGAGACAGATATAAAAAAGAAAGTGGAAAAGACTGTTAAAGATACTGATAAGGCTATAAAAAGAGTTTATATAACTGCCGACCCAGACTTGTACAAAAGAATAGACAACATTGCCAGAGGAATTTCTGCGGGAAGACCAGTTTCTGAATTTGCAAAACAAATATCAGAAATTATAAAACGAATTACACCTGGTATGTAG
- the ychF gene encoding redox-regulated ATPase YchF: MEIGIVGLPNVGKSTLFNAITKAGAECANYPFCTIDPNVGIVSVPDERLDFLAKIENPQKVIPATIKFVDIAGLVKGASKGEGLGNKFLSHIREVDAILNVVRCFEDSNIVHVEGSIDPIRDVEIITLELILADMEVIERRLQKTSKLARNDKKAAFEVEVLEKIKKGLDEGKPVRALQFTEEEKSFVSQLMLLTYKPVMYVANISEEDLISGEENQYVKQLKEYAENENSQVLVISAKIEEELASLSDEERNELLREYGLAEPGLNNIIRHGYSLLGLITFFTAGPKEVHAWTIKKGTKAPQAAGKIHSDFEKGFIRAEVISYKDLVKAGSQTAAREMGLMRLEGKDYVMQDGDVVVFRFNV; this comes from the coding sequence ATGGAAATAGGAATTGTTGGACTACCTAACGTCGGTAAAAGCACTTTGTTTAACGCAATTACAAAAGCAGGTGCAGAATGTGCAAATTACCCCTTTTGCACTATTGATCCAAATGTCGGAATTGTATCTGTGCCTGATGAAAGGTTAGATTTTTTAGCTAAAATTGAAAATCCGCAAAAAGTCATACCTGCAACAATCAAATTTGTAGACATAGCAGGTTTAGTAAAAGGCGCCAGTAAAGGTGAGGGTTTAGGAAATAAATTTCTTTCTCATATTAGGGAAGTTGATGCTATATTAAACGTGGTAAGATGCTTTGAAGATAGCAACATTGTCCATGTAGAAGGAAGTATTGATCCTATAAGAGATGTTGAAATAATAACTTTAGAGCTTATACTTGCTGACATGGAAGTTATTGAAAGGCGTCTTCAAAAAACATCAAAACTTGCGCGAAATGATAAAAAAGCAGCCTTTGAAGTGGAAGTACTTGAAAAAATAAAAAAAGGATTAGATGAAGGGAAACCTGTAAGGGCTCTTCAATTTACCGAAGAAGAAAAAAGTTTTGTAAGTCAACTTATGTTGCTTACCTATAAACCTGTTATGTATGTAGCAAATATATCAGAAGAAGACTTAATTTCAGGTGAAGAAAATCAATATGTAAAGCAACTAAAAGAATATGCTGAAAATGAGAATTCCCAAGTTTTAGTTATAAGTGCAAAAATTGAAGAAGAATTAGCTTCTTTAAGTGATGAAGAAAGAAATGAACTTTTGAGAGAATACGGCCTTGCCGAACCTGGCCTTAACAACATAATAAGGCATGGTTACTCTCTCCTTGGACTTATAACCTTTTTCACCGCTGGACCAAAAGAAGTCCACGCTTGGACAATAAAAAAAGGCACAAAAGCACCTCAAGCAGCAGGAAAAATTCATTCAGACTTTGAAAAAGGGTTTATAAGGGCAGAAGTAATTTCTTATAAGGATTTAGTAAAGGCTGGCTCTCAGACTGCAGCAAGAGAGATGGGGCTCATGAGGCTGGAAGGAAAAGATTACGTAATGCAAGACGGAGATGTAGTAGTTTTTAGGTTTAACGTATAA
- a CDS encoding SHOCT-like domain-containing protein, whose amino-acid sequence MLEKGKITAEEAAELLKAIDEKR is encoded by the coding sequence ATGTTAGAGAAAGGGAAAATAACAGCAGAAGAAGCTGCAGAACTACTAAAGGCTATTGATGAGAAAAGATAA
- a CDS encoding DUF2089 domain-containing protein, whose translation MNEILGRCPVCGEKLAVTKLECPQCGTAIEGKFELCKFCYLSKEQRDFMELFIRTRGNIREMEKELGLSYPTIRNKLDNLIAALGYKVEETPKVDKKEVLKRLEKGGITVQEALKLLKE comes from the coding sequence GTGAATGAAATTTTAGGAAGGTGTCCTGTTTGCGGTGAAAAACTTGCAGTGACAAAACTCGAATGCCCTCAATGTGGTACGGCAATTGAAGGGAAATTTGAACTTTGTAAATTTTGCTATTTATCGAAAGAGCAAAGGGATTTTATGGAGCTTTTTATAAGGACAAGGGGTAATATAAGGGAAATGGAGAAGGAATTAGGACTTTCATACCCGACAATTAGAAACAAGTTGGACAATTTGATTGCAGCATTGGGATATAAAGTTGAAGAAACGCCTAAAGTAGACAAAAAAGAAGTACTTAAGAGGTTGGAAAAGGGCGGGATAACTGTGCAAGAAGCTTTGAAGCTTCTTAAAGAGTAA
- the thiI gene encoding tRNA uracil 4-sulfurtransferase ThiI encodes MQDVLLIKYGELALKGDNRSFFENKLVKNIKSALKDFKEVKVEKTHGRIYVECDGDIEEVIERLKKIFGIVGITRAKKIGLNLEEIYEAAIELMREYQGKTFKVETKRSNKSFPYDSMEVSRRVGAAVLKNVKGLKVDVHNPDVLLNVEIREMAFVYAGVIEGAKGLPLGTNGKATVLLSGGIDSPVAAWMMMKRGVEINAVYFHSPPYTSERAKDKVVDLCKVLSQYGQSIKLHVVYFTDLQLEIYEKCPAKFTTIIMRRMMMKIAEKIAKNTGSMALITGESLGQVASQTIESLYVTNASVSMPVFRPLIGMDKTEIIELAQKIGTFEISIRPYEDCCTIFVPKHPATKPTLEKVVEAEEKMDYQKYIDNIEMEIIDV; translated from the coding sequence ATGCAGGATGTATTGTTGATTAAATACGGAGAACTGGCATTAAAAGGTGATAACAGGTCCTTTTTTGAAAACAAACTTGTGAAAAATATAAAAAGCGCTCTTAAAGACTTTAAAGAGGTTAAAGTTGAAAAAACCCATGGCAGAATATACGTAGAATGCGATGGGGATATTGAAGAGGTAATAGAAAGGCTAAAAAAAATTTTTGGCATTGTAGGCATAACAAGGGCAAAAAAGATTGGTTTAAACTTGGAGGAAATATATGAAGCTGCTATAGAACTGATGAGGGAATACCAAGGAAAGACGTTTAAAGTAGAGACAAAAAGGTCAAATAAATCTTTTCCCTATGACAGCATGGAAGTAAGCCGTAGAGTCGGAGCTGCGGTTTTAAAGAATGTAAAAGGCCTTAAGGTGGATGTTCATAACCCTGATGTGCTTTTAAATGTAGAAATAAGGGAGATGGCTTTTGTCTATGCAGGAGTAATCGAAGGAGCAAAAGGACTTCCGCTTGGCACTAATGGCAAAGCTACTGTGCTTTTGTCAGGGGGCATTGACAGCCCTGTAGCTGCGTGGATGATGATGAAAAGAGGAGTAGAGATAAATGCTGTATATTTTCACAGTCCACCATATACATCTGAAAGGGCTAAAGACAAAGTGGTGGATTTGTGCAAAGTGCTTTCTCAATATGGCCAAAGCATAAAATTGCATGTGGTGTATTTTACTGATTTACAACTGGAAATTTATGAGAAATGTCCTGCTAAGTTTACTACTATAATAATGAGAAGAATGATGATGAAAATTGCTGAGAAAATAGCCAAAAACACAGGTTCTATGGCGCTTATAACAGGTGAAAGTTTGGGACAAGTTGCAAGCCAGACAATTGAAAGTTTGTATGTCACAAACGCTTCAGTTTCTATGCCTGTTTTTAGACCACTGATTGGAATGGACAAGACTGAAATTATAGAATTAGCACAAAAAATCGGTACTTTTGAAATCTCTATAAGACCTTATGAGGATTGTTGCACTATATTTGTGCCAAAACATCCGGCGACAAAACCCACATTAGAAAAAGTTGTTGAAGCAGAGGAAAAAATGGACTATCAAAAGTATATAGATAACATTGAAATGGAGATTATAGATGTTTAA
- a CDS encoding cysteine desulfurase family protein, whose amino-acid sequence MEVYLDNSATTRVRSEVIEKIVEVLDKQYGNPSSLHMKGYEAEKLMSEARENVSKLINGDNEGIIFTSGGTESNNLALIGVAESLRKKGNHIISSKIEHPSVLNVLKHLEENGFDVTYLDVDKTGKIDLEDFKGAITDKTIFISIMAVNNEIGTIEPIDEIADIADEKDIVFHVDAIQAAGKINIDVKKQKIKMVSLSSHKIHGPKGVGALYVDKSVRIRPIIFGGGQEKNLRSGTENLPGIVGFGIASKLAKENFNDNINKLMNLKRKLYQGIVSEIKDIHLNGPDIEGGAPHILNISFAGVRGEVLLHALEEKGIYVSTGSACSSKKKGQSHVLKAIGLKEDLIESAIRFSFGIFNTEEEIDYTISVLKEKVNFLRKYKRR is encoded by the coding sequence ATGGAAGTATATCTTGACAATAGCGCAACTACCAGAGTTAGAAGCGAAGTAATTGAAAAGATAGTGGAGGTTTTAGACAAGCAATATGGCAATCCCTCTTCTTTGCATATGAAAGGCTATGAAGCTGAAAAGTTAATGAGTGAAGCGAGAGAAAATGTTTCTAAGTTAATAAACGGCGATAATGAGGGGATAATTTTTACATCGGGCGGTACAGAGTCAAACAACCTTGCTTTAATAGGGGTTGCTGAAAGCTTAAGGAAGAAGGGCAATCACATAATATCTTCAAAAATTGAACATCCTTCTGTGCTTAATGTGCTAAAGCACCTTGAAGAAAACGGATTTGATGTGACATATCTTGATGTGGATAAAACAGGAAAAATAGATTTAGAAGATTTTAAAGGGGCGATAACTGACAAGACTATATTCATATCGATAATGGCTGTAAATAATGAAATAGGCACTATAGAGCCAATAGATGAAATAGCAGACATTGCAGACGAAAAGGACATAGTTTTTCACGTAGATGCTATACAAGCAGCAGGAAAAATAAATATAGATGTTAAAAAGCAAAAAATAAAGATGGTGTCTTTAAGCAGCCATAAAATACACGGTCCTAAAGGAGTAGGAGCACTTTATGTAGATAAATCAGTTAGAATAAGGCCGATAATTTTTGGAGGAGGGCAAGAAAAGAATTTAAGGTCTGGGACAGAAAATTTGCCTGGAATTGTGGGGTTTGGCATAGCAAGCAAATTGGCTAAAGAAAACTTTAACGATAATATAAATAAATTAATGAACTTGAAAAGAAAGTTATACCAAGGTATAGTTTCTGAAATAAAAGATATCCATTTAAACGGTCCAGATATTGAAGGTGGAGCGCCGCATATACTTAATATTTCTTTTGCTGGCGTAAGAGGGGAAGTACTTTTACATGCTCTTGAGGAAAAAGGTATATACGTTTCTACAGGTTCAGCTTGTTCTTCCAAAAAGAAAGGACAAAGCCACGTTCTAAAAGCAATAGGTCTTAAAGAGGACCTCATTGAAAGTGCTATAAGATTTTCTTTTGGAATTTTTAATACAGAAGAAGAGATTGACTATACAATATCAGTTTTAAAAGAAAAAGTAAATTTTCTTAGAAAATATAAACGGAGGTAA
- a CDS encoding metal-sensitive transcriptional regulator gives MSESLRNDILMRLKTIKGHIAGIEKMVEESKECQDILLQIAAVKASLEKVGMSIIQEHAKECILASEDGKATYEDVQRIINLLIKFVK, from the coding sequence GTGAGCGAAAGCTTGAGAAATGATATTTTGATGAGATTAAAGACAATAAAGGGCCATATTGCTGGTATAGAAAAAATGGTAGAAGAATCAAAAGAGTGTCAGGATATATTGCTGCAAATTGCAGCAGTTAAAGCCTCATTAGAAAAAGTAGGCATGTCAATTATTCAAGAACACGCTAAAGAATGTATATTAGCAAGTGAGGATGGAAAGGCTACCTATGAAGATGTGCAAAGGATTATCAATTTGCTAATCAAATTTGTCAAATAA
- a CDS encoding class II SORL domain-containing protein → MKSFGSLYQSGDWKGEKHVPVIHLPEKVKKGEVIELKVNVGEEIPHPNTLEHHIAWIKICFHGEGDKFPVEIGNYNFTAHGEYGVFTEPYIIVKFKAGKSGTIYTASYCNIHGLWENSKEVVVEE, encoded by the coding sequence ATGAAAAGTTTTGGTTCATTGTATCAAAGTGGAGATTGGAAAGGCGAAAAACACGTACCTGTAATCCACCTTCCTGAAAAAGTTAAAAAGGGTGAAGTAATTGAATTAAAAGTTAACGTGGGAGAGGAAATTCCACATCCCAATACTTTAGAGCATCACATTGCGTGGATTAAAATTTGTTTCCATGGTGAAGGAGATAAATTTCCTGTTGAAATAGGCAATTACAATTTTACAGCCCACGGAGAGTACGGTGTTTTTACTGAGCCTTACATAATTGTTAAGTTTAAAGCTGGAAAATCAGGAACAATTTATACGGCAAGTTATTGTAATATACATGGGTTATGGGAAAATAGCAAGGAAGTTGTAGTAGAAGAATAG
- a CDS encoding ferritin family protein: protein MPEFGTPFSGLSEKRKLTHEELVRAIRFMVAAEYEAVQFYTQLAESIDNKLAIAVLKEIADEERVHAGEFLRLLKELAPDEEKFYEKGAKEVEEIIEEIK from the coding sequence ATGCCTGAATTTGGAACGCCTTTTTCGGGGCTTAGTGAAAAGCGTAAACTTACTCATGAAGAATTGGTAAGGGCTATACGCTTTATGGTGGCGGCAGAGTATGAGGCAGTTCAGTTTTATACACAGCTTGCGGAATCAATAGACAATAAACTGGCAATTGCAGTTTTAAAGGAAATAGCAGATGAAGAAAGAGTACATGCTGGAGAGTTTTTGAGGCTTTTGAAAGAATTAGCTCCTGATGAGGAAAAATTTTACGAAAAAGGGGCAAAAGAAGTAGAGGAGATAATTGAGGAGATTAAATGA
- a CDS encoding 2-oxo acid dehydrogenase subunit E2, with product MSWCNNSSFDHRLIDEATAAKFLENIRESGIVAYLKSPSQC from the coding sequence ATCAGCTGGTGTAACAACAGCTCCTTTGACCATCGATTAATAGATGAGGCTACTGCTGCTAAATTTTTAGAGAATATTAGAGAATCCGGTATCGTTGCTTATTTAAAATCACCAAGCCAATGTTGA